Genomic window (Bradyrhizobium sp. 186):
GGATGCTCGGCACGCTGCATCATTACAAGCCGGCCGACGCGGTCGCGCCGGCCGACATGCCCGAGCTCGAACGGCTGATGCTGCACGAGCTTGCAGTCCGCGCCGGCGTGATCGGCAAGGCCTATCAGGAGTTCGACTACAAGATCGTGGTCGCGACCCTGTCCGCCTTCCTGAACAGCGAGCTCTCGGCATTCTATTTCGACATCCGCAAGGACACGCTCTATTGCGATCCGCCCTCCTCGCTGACGCGCAAGGCGGCGCTGACGACGATCGATCTGTTGTGCAACACGATCCTGAAATGGCTGGCGCCGATCCTGAGCTTCACCGCGGAGGAGGCCTGGCGCATGTACAAGCCCGACGCCGAACCCTCGGTGCATCTCGCGCAGTTTCCGGAGGATCTCGAAACGCTCCGCGACGACAAGCTCGCCGCGAAATGGGAGGCGATCCGCAACGTGCGCCGCGTCGTCACCGGCGCGCTCGAGCTCGAACGCGCCGCCAAGAACATCGGCTCGTCGCTCGAGGCCTCGCCGGTCATCTATGTCGCCGACCGCGACATGCTGGCGACGCTGTTCGACGTCGACCTTGCCGAAATCTGCATCACCTCGAACTACGAGGTGCGCGAGGGCGAGGCGCCGGCCAGCGCGTTCCGTCTCGATGCCGTGCCCGGTGTGGCGGTCGTGGTGGAGAAGGCGGTAGGCACCAAATGCGCCCGCTCCTGGAAGATTTCGCCGACAGTCGGCGAGGATCCTGAATACCCCGACGTCACCCCGCGCGACGCCAAGGCGCTGCGCGAATGGAAGGCGCTGGGGGTGGGGGTTTGACTCCCGTCGTCCCGGCGAAAGCCGGGACCCATATCCACCGCAACTAATCGTCGCGAAGGCTGATGACTCCGAGTCTTTCCAACAACGACCGCTTGGGGATATGGGTCCCGGCCTTCGCCGGGACGACGGCGGTGTTTGTGGCGATCAGTTCGCCATGACTCCCCTCCGTCTCGGCATCATCTCGGCCACCGTCACCGTCATCCTCGACCAAGCCTCAAAGCTCTGGCTCCTGAACGTGTTCGATCTCGCCCGTCGCGGCGCGGTGAAGGTCACGCCGTTCTTTGACCTGGTGCTGGCGTGGAATATCGGCATCAGCTTCGGCTGGCTCCAGAACGACGGCCAGGCGGCCCAGATAGCGCTGATGGCGGTGAAGGTCATCGCGGTGGTCGCGCTGGCGATCTGGATGGCCAGGTCGCACACCTTCCTTGCAACCGTCGCGCTGGGGCTCATCATCGGGGGTGCCATCGGCAACGGCATCGATCGCCTGGCCTATGGCGCGGTGGTCGATTTCGCCCTTTTTCATGTCGAGATCGGCGGAAACACCTATAATTGGTACGTCTTTAACCTGGCGGACGTGGCCATCGTTGCTGGGGTGGCAGCCTTATTGTATGATTCCTTCCTGGGGTACCCGCCGCAAAAGCGCCCTGATCCCGGCTGATACGGGCCGGCAGGCGGAACCTTGGCTCCGAGAGCCGGCCGCGCGCGACGCGGTAATCTGCCACAATTTGGAACAGGTACAGTGATGCGCAGCTCCGAGACCAGCATTTCGATGGTTCGAGACCCCCGGCAAGGGATCTGGCGGGCACTGAAATTGTCCGCTGTCGCGCTCGGCATCGGTCTCGTCATGTCGGCAGGCGCGGCCCGCG
Coding sequences:
- the lspA gene encoding signal peptidase II, translating into MTPLRLGIISATVTVILDQASKLWLLNVFDLARRGAVKVTPFFDLVLAWNIGISFGWLQNDGQAAQIALMAVKVIAVVALAIWMARSHTFLATVALGLIIGGAIGNGIDRLAYGAVVDFALFHVEIGGNTYNWYVFNLADVAIVAGVAALLYDSFLGYPPQKRPDPG